One genomic segment of Centroberyx gerrardi isolate f3 chromosome 4, fCenGer3.hap1.cur.20231027, whole genome shotgun sequence includes these proteins:
- the LOC139910240 gene encoding solute carrier organic anion transporter family member 1C1-like, producing MFLAALSFAYFAKALSGSYMKSTITQLERRFDIPSYLIGIIDGSFEIGNLLVIAFVSYFGAKLHRPKIIAIGCVLMSFGTFLIAMPHFIIGRYKFETSVRSSVNSTNNLSPCPASSPESTRAGDRPSILPSGGCERESSVSMWIYVFLGNILRGIGETPVQPLGISYIDDYARSENAALYIGCVQTISIIGPVFGYLLGSLCAKIYVDIGYVDMESVTITPGDARWVGAWWLGYLIAGAITLMSAVPFWFLPKSLPMPVDKHDTSCTPEQTRFIKDSPAMGHKFRPEEPANLHEMAKEFVPALKSLLGNPVYIIYLCVTIIQFNSLIGMVTYKPKYIEQHYGQSASKANFLMGMINIPAVALGMFSGGVVMKKFKLGIMGAAKFAFGTSLLGYFLSLFFLAMGCENSKVAGITVSYTGVEGSSYHELSLFSDCNSGCLCSRREWDPVCGEDGITYMSPCLAGCSSSTGSGRNTVFDQCRCVALAAAQPGNLTASLGQCPHRDSCDRVFPYFLALSVLSSFIISLGGTPGFVLLIRCIKPELKSLALGIHTLATRTLAGIPAPIYFGAIIDTTCLKWGYKKCGGRGACRIYNTSAYRIVYLGLTLGLRTVSFFLCILGFALIKRHIKREEKNALTNGNAELESLRKEENSSMHCEQFILALDCNPDRETRL from the exons ATGTTCCTTGCAGCTTTGTCTTTTGCCTACTTTGCCAAGGCGCTCTCTGGCAGCTACATGAAGAGcacaatcacacaactagagaGGCGATTTGACATTCCAAGTTATCTAATCGGCATCATAGATGGGAGCTTCGAAATAG GGAATTTGTTGGTGATTGCCTTTGTGAGCTATTTTGGTGCCAAGCTCCACCGACCCAAGATCATAGCGATTGGATGTGTCTTGATGTCTTTTGGGACCTTCTTGATTGCCATGCCACATTTTATTATTGGCCG CTATAAGTTCGAAACATCAGTTAGATCTTCAgtgaattcaacaaataacctTTCTCCATGTCCAGCAAGCTCACCTGAGTCCACCAGGGCAGGTGACAGGCCCTCTATACTGCCCTCTGGAG GCTGTGAGCGAGAGTCCAGTGTCTCCATGTGGATCTATGTGTTTCTGGGGAACATCCTGCGTGGGATTGGAGAGACTCCGGTACAGCCTTTGGGAATCTCCTATATAGACGATTATGCACGATCTGAGAATGCTGCTCTCTATATTG GTTGTGTCCAAACCATATCTATTATTGGCCCTGTCTTTGGGTACTTACTGGGGTCGCTGTGTGCCAAGATCTATGTGGACATTGGCTATGTGGACATGG AGAGTGTGACTATTACCCCTGGCGATGCCCGCTGGGTGGGCGCCTGGTGGCTGGGCTACCTCATCGCTGGCGCCATCACCCTCATGTCTGCCGTGCCCTTCTGGTTCCTGCCCAAATCACTGCCCATGCCTGTGGATAAGCATGATACTAGCTGCACTCCAGAGCAAACCAGGTTCATCAAGGATTCCCCAGCCATGGGGCACAAGTTCAGACCTGAGGAGCCGGCTAATTTACATGAGATGGCCAAAG AATTTGTGCCCGCATTGAAAAGTCTTCTTGGAAATCCTGTTTACATCATCTACTTATGCGTGACGATCATTCAGTTCAACTCTCTCATTGGTATGGTCACCTACAAACCCAAATATATTGAGCAACACTATGGCCAGTCAGCATCAAAAGCCAATTTCCTCATGG GCATGATCAACATCCCGGCCGTGGCCCTGGGTATGTTCTCTGGAGGGGTCGTCATGAAGAAATTCAAGCTGGGTATCATGGGAGCGGCTAAATTTGCCTTTGGGACGTCCCTGCTGGGATATTTCCTGTCGCTGTTCTTTTTAGCTATGGGCTGTGAGAACTCCAAGGTGGCAGGCATCACAGTTTCATATACTGG AGTGGAAGGCTCGTCTTACCAcgagctctctctcttctccgaCTGTAATTCGGGTTGCCTGTGCTCCAGGAGGGAGTGGGACCCAGTGTGTGGAGAGGATGGGATCACCTACATGTCTCCGTGCCTCGCcggctgctcctcctccaccggcTCAGGCAGGAACACG GTGTTTGACCAGTGCAGGTGCGTGGCGCTGGCTGCTGCCCAACCGGGCAACCTGACAGCCTCTCTGGGCCAGTGTCCACACAGGGACAGCTGTGACAGAGTCTTCCCTTACTTCCtggctctgtctgtcctcagttCCTTCATCATCTCCCTGGGGGGGACGCCTGGCTTCGTGCTGCTCATCAG ATGCATTAAGCCTGAGCTGAAATCCCTTGCTCTTGGGATCCACACGTTGGCCACTCGAACCCTCG CTGGAATACCTGCCCCTATATACTTTGGAGCTATAATCGACACCACCTGTCTCAAATGGGGATACAAGAagtgtggaggaagaggagcctGCAGAATCTATAACACCTCAGCTTACAG GATAGTGTACCTGGGCCTGACCCTGGGGCTGAGGACAGTCTCTTTCTTCCTGTGTATTTTGGGCTTTGCTCTAATCAAGAGACACAtcaagagggaggagaaaaatgCCCTGACCAATGGGAATGCAGAGTTGGAGTCactgaggaaagaggagaacagCTCTATGCACTGTGAGCAGTTCATACTGGCCTTGGACTGTAACCCCGACAGAGAGACTCGCCTGTGA
- the LOC139910310 gene encoding B-cell receptor-associated protein 29-like, whose translation MTFQWTAVAFFLYVEIAVILILCLPFISAQRWRSVFNWRIWNWLSPYWNKGFFTMIMILIVLFIDAVREVQKYSGPQSMQDAKVNPNLFDHLHMKLFRAQRNLYISGFSLFLWLIMRRVVTLLNQVAITSEASAGLQAQMDSANKAAKQYQEDNLVLRQALLDEDKAMSAKNQHLKKETEKLAGELKAAEDAVRKSHAEVEAMRRQAKGLAQEYDRLLREHHQLQNLQSGPADKKDQ comes from the exons ATGACTTTCCAGTGGACTGCCGTGGCTTTCTTCCTCTATGTGGAGATAGCAGTGATCCTCATCTTGTGTCTACCCTTCATATCAGCTCAGAG ATGGCGATCGGTTTTCAACTGGAGAATATGGAACTGGTTATCTCCATATTGGAACAAAGGCTTCTTTACTATGATCATGATCCTTATCGTTCTTTTCATTG ACGCTGTCCGGGAGGTGCAGAAGTACTCGGGACCCCAGTCCATGCAAGACGCCAAGGTGAACCCCAACCTGTTCGACCACCTCCACATGAAGCTGTTCAGAGCCCAGAGGAACCTCTACATTTctggcttctctctcttcctctggct TATCATGCGTCGTGTGGTCACCCTGCTGAACCAGGTTGCCATCACCTCAGAGGCCAGTGCCGGTCTTCAGGCTCAGATGGACAGTGCCAACAAAGCAGCCAAGCAGTACCAGGAGGACAACCTGGTGCTCAGACAA GCTCTGCTGGATGAGGACAAAGCCATGTCAGCAAAAAACCAGCATCTGAAGAAGGAGACTGAGAAGCTGGCAGGAGAACTGAAGGCTGCAGAGGACG cTGTGCGTAAGTCTCATGCTGAAGTGGAGGCCATGAGGAGGCAGGCCAAGGGTCTGGCACAGGAGTACGACAGACTGCTGAGGGAACACCATCAACTccag AATCTTCAGAGTGGTCCTGCAGACAAAAAGGATCAGTAA